In Magnolia sinica isolate HGM2019 unplaced genomic scaffold, MsV1 ctg245, whole genome shotgun sequence, a single genomic region encodes these proteins:
- the LOC131236150 gene encoding peroxidase 12-like — protein MCLEVMASLSLLIFVFYSILFLSSYSHAQTSPPLVQGLSFTFYRSSCPNLETIVRNELRKVYCDDIGQAAGVLRIHFHDCFVQGCDASLLLDGSASGPSEKNAPPNLTLRPQAFKIINDLRAAIEKSCRQVVSCADIVALAARDSIFLAGGPNYRVPLGRRDGLSFATEQATLDNLPGPLSNASELLDALSKKNLDATDLVALSGTHTIGISHCTSFENRLYPTQDPTLDPTFAWSLYNRCPAVNSTNTTNLDLRTPNVFDNKYYVDLMNHQGLLTSDQTLYTDRRTRPIVTSFAVNQTLFFEKVSLAMVKMGQMSVLTGTQGEIRTNCSARNPVRTILSTVVDGNDGTNAAF, from the exons ATGTGCTTAGAAGTAATGGCTTCCTTGTCTCTCCTAATCTTCGTCTTCTACTCCATCCTTTTCCTATCATCCTACTCACATGCCCAAACCTCTCCTCCTCTAGTCCAAGGACTCTCATTCACTTTCTACAGATCCAGCTGCCCGAACTTGGAAACAATTGTCCGAAATGAGCTCCGGAAAGTGTACTGCGATGACATCGGTCAGGCTGCCGGTGTACTTCGTATCCACTTCCACGACTGCTTCGTGCAG GGGTGTGATGCATCACTGTTGCTGGACGGGTCTGCAAGCGGACCGAGTGAGAAGAACGCGCCTCCAAACCTGACGTTGAGGCCTCAAGCTTTTAAGATAATCAACGACCTGCGTGCTGCCATCGAGAAGAGTTGCCGCCAGGTTGTTTCCTGTGCTGACATCGTCGCTCTCGCTGCTCGCGACTCCATTTtcttg GCAGGCGGTCCCAACTACCGGGTTCCCTTGGGCAGGCGTGATGGTCTGAGCTTTGCTACCGAACAAGCAACTCTGGACAACCTCCCGGGTCCCCTAAGTAATGCCTCGGAACTTCTCGATGCACTCAGCAAGAAGAATCTAGATGCCACTGACCTGGTCGCACTCTCTGGAACCCACACGATCGGGATCAGCCATTGCACGTCGTTTGAAAATCGTCTGTACCCCACTCAAGACCCCACATTGGATCCGACCTTCGCCTGGAGCTTGTACAATCGGTGCCCGGCCGTAAACTCTACCAACACAACGAACCTGGACCTTCGAACACCTAACGTCTTCGATAACAAGTACTACGTTGATCTCATGAACCATCAGGGCCTTCTAACGTCTGACCAGACTTTGTACACTGACCGCAGGACACGGCCTATCGTGACGAGCTTCGCGGTTAACCAGACATTGTTCTTTGAGAAGGTGTCGTTGGCAATGGTGAAGATGGGTCAGATGAGTGTTTTGACTGGGACCCAGGGGGAAATACGTACCAACTGTTCCGCACGCAATCCTGTACGCACGATCCTGTCAACAGTAGTGGATGGTAATGATGGGACGAACGCAGCATTTTAA